A region from the Benincasa hispida cultivar B227 chromosome 10, ASM972705v1, whole genome shotgun sequence genome encodes:
- the LOC120089116 gene encoding pentatricopeptide repeat-containing protein At4g38150-like: MIVKYYKRFNHNHSCGDIPPEANEIFRKMKETGLIIPYAVAMLDGLCKDGLIQEAMKLFALIREKGTIPEVVIYTAVVDGFCKAEKLDGAIRIFRKMQNNGIPPNAFSSGVLIQGLYKCKKLEDVVAFCIEMLEFGHSPNLNAFVGLIDELCNEKGVDEAHIVVETLKQKGFLINEKALRELLNKRAPFSPHVWEVVFGKKNKKEFFHVLLKLVRIGGYEENDVGNIKEMVKIAQEQYSNNPNGFEKLLNDAKKPLIVLGSLYLKAFCTLFYLNVMSYLHVPY, encoded by the exons atgattgtaaagtattacaaacggTTCAATCATAAtcactcatgtggagacat TCCTCCAGAAGCCAATGAGATATTCAGGAAAATGAAGGAGACTGGTCTAATAATTCCATACGCTGTCGCTATGCTTGATGGACTCTGTAAAGATGGGCTTATTCAAGAAGCAATGAAGCTATTTGCTTTGATTCGTGAAAAGGGTACAATTCCAGAAGTTGTGATTTACACTGCTGTCGTTGATGGGTTTTGCAAGGCGGAGAAGCTTGATGGAGCAATTAGGATTTTCAGGAAAATGCAGAATAATGGTATTCCTCCTAATGCCTTCAGTTCCGGTGTCTTAATACAGGGATTATACAAATGTAAAAAATTAGAGGATGTTGTAGCTTTTTGTATTGAGATGTTAGAATTTGGGCATTCTCCAAATCTAAACGCTTTTGTTGGCTTAATTGATGAGTTATGCAATGAAAAGGGTGTGGATGAAGCTCATATTGTCGTAGAAACCTTGAAGCAAAAGGGGTTCTTGATTAATGAGAAAGCTTTAAGAGAACTTTTGAATAAAAGAGCTCCATTTTCACCACATGTCTGGGAAGTGGTCTTTgggaagaagaataaaaaggaATTTTTCCATGTT CTTCTTAAGCTTGTGCGAATTGGTGG GTATGAAGAGAACGATGttggaaatataaaagaaatggtTAAAATTGCTCAGGAGCAATATTCAAACAATCCCAATGGATTCGAAAAATTGCTTAATGATGCTAAGAAGCCATT AATTGTGTTGGGATCATTGTACTTGAAAGCTTTTTGTACTCTGTTCTACCTTAATGTAATGAGCTACCTTCATGTTCCATACTAA